A region from the Macaca mulatta isolate MMU2019108-1 chromosome 13, T2T-MMU8v2.0, whole genome shotgun sequence genome encodes:
- the LOC144333939 gene encoding beta-defensin 109-like, translating to MRLHLLLLILLLFSILLSSVRGGLGAAEGHCLNWSGVCRRDVCKVVEDQIGACRRRMKCCRAWWILMPIPTPLIMSDYQEPLKPKLK from the exons ATGAGACTCCATTTGCTTCTTcttattctccttcttttttcaattcttttatccTCAG TAAGAGGTGGTTTGGGTGCTGCTGAAGGTCATTGTCTCAATTGGTCTGGTGTTTGCAGAAGAGATGTCTGCAAAGTAGTAGAAGATCAAATTGGTGCCTGCCGAAGAAGGATGAAGTGCTGTAGAGCATGGTGGATTTTAATGCCAATTCCAACACCACTTATCATGTCAGATTATCAAGAACCCCTTAAACCTAAGTTGAAATGA